A genomic window from Luteolibacter sp. LG18 includes:
- a CDS encoding tyrosinase family protein: MPSNPSTPVANPTWYSDIRHLFTQDDIDHMRSQGLDLSIYDVVKDNSSIIYGQVASGSMPPGNPWPSDWVETFLNWMTNDCPKGTNAPSLQQARLFKAAAAPVASRIRRDITTLSDGELALVKKAFEGMIAKDPDDPNSFFKQAGIHWLPGTGTPPRFFCQHHAPGYNPWHRAYLVGFENAMRSVPGCDKVTLPYWDITTPLPEVLKLPPFDQYTLPRDIGGGYNKGYVTERFDDATIAAKLVQYDVTADIQRALTKTDWEDFHGYFAGAPYNTIIAAHDGGHVSIGNTMADQNVAAFDPVFFFFHCNWDRLFWKWQKSMQATDLNGLLSTINKTKDPLSYQIFTLPILQKLDPFSTAPLNLNTLSIINSVTSLDVDYEEPRTPTLMAFQTKTLRSSLTSQKFEVQPDLVNVRVQGLNRLKIPGSFSVHLQKDGQTIASKAFFQPNEAEKCENCVENAVVHFDFELPLAEVTGGKLGVWVEPIDKSFVGDRFPNKLMGNPTVEVRLLLSNE; this comes from the coding sequence ATGCCTTCGAATCCCAGCACCCCAGTCGCCAATCCCACCTGGTACTCCGATATCCGCCACCTGTTCACCCAGGACGATATCGACCACATGCGCAGCCAAGGCCTCGACCTCTCGATCTATGACGTGGTCAAGGACAACTCGAGCATCATCTACGGCCAAGTCGCCAGCGGCAGCATGCCACCCGGCAATCCCTGGCCCTCCGACTGGGTCGAGACCTTCCTGAACTGGATGACGAACGATTGCCCCAAGGGCACCAACGCTCCGTCCCTCCAGCAAGCCCGCCTCTTCAAGGCCGCCGCCGCACCGGTGGCCTCCCGCATCCGCAGGGACATCACCACGCTTTCCGACGGTGAACTGGCGCTCGTGAAGAAGGCCTTCGAAGGCATGATCGCGAAGGATCCCGATGATCCGAACAGCTTCTTCAAACAGGCCGGCATCCACTGGCTCCCCGGCACCGGCACCCCGCCGCGCTTCTTCTGCCAGCACCACGCGCCGGGCTACAACCCGTGGCACCGCGCCTACCTGGTGGGCTTCGAGAACGCCATGCGCTCGGTGCCCGGTTGCGACAAGGTAACCCTGCCCTACTGGGACATCACCACCCCGCTGCCGGAGGTGCTCAAACTGCCGCCGTTCGACCAATACACCCTGCCCCGCGACATCGGCGGCGGCTACAACAAGGGCTACGTCACCGAGCGCTTCGACGATGCCACCATCGCCGCCAAGCTGGTGCAGTACGACGTCACCGCCGACATCCAGCGCGCCCTCACCAAGACCGACTGGGAAGACTTCCACGGCTACTTCGCCGGCGCGCCCTACAACACCATCATCGCCGCCCACGACGGCGGCCATGTCTCCATCGGCAACACCATGGCCGACCAGAACGTCGCCGCGTTCGATCCGGTGTTCTTCTTCTTCCACTGCAACTGGGACCGCCTGTTCTGGAAGTGGCAGAAGAGCATGCAGGCCACCGACCTCAACGGCCTGCTCAGCACCATCAACAAGACCAAGGATCCGCTCAGCTACCAGATCTTCACCCTGCCGATCCTGCAGAAGCTGGACCCCTTCTCCACGGCCCCGCTGAACCTCAACACGCTCTCGATCATCAACTCGGTGACGAGCCTCGACGTCGACTACGAGGAACCCCGTACCCCGACCCTCATGGCCTTCCAGACCAAGACCCTCCGGAGCAGCCTCACTTCCCAGAAATTCGAGGTGCAGCCGGATCTCGTCAACGTCCGGGTGCAGGGGCTCAACCGGCTCAAGATCCCGGGCAGCTTCTCCGTCCACCTCCAGAAGGACGGACAGACAATCGCCTCGAAGGCGTTCTTCCAGCCGAACGAGGCCGAGAAGTGCGAGAACTGCGTCGAGAACGCCGTGGTCCATTTCGACTTCGAACTGCCGCTCGCGGAAGTCACCGGCGGCAAGCTGGGAGTCTGGGTCGAACCGATCGACAAGAGCTTCGTCGGCGACCGGTTCCCGAACAAGCTGATGGGCAACCCAACCGTCGAGGTGCGCCTGCTGCTGAGCAACGAATGA
- a CDS encoding HNH endonuclease, which yields MNALLDHPVLVLNRFWQPVQTCSVRRALHLLCVGHARVVQTEGDEKFQTHDLESWIEHSGRSDGPEFIHTVRLAMLVPSIMVLGLYEKIPRLEVKFTRRNVFLRDQFTCQYCARALPEVQLNLDHVIPRQKGGRTTWENIVTSCIRCNTRKANKLPAEADMHPLKKPVAPRWKPLFGLRENGLADAKWAHFIDPDSGSIRLSA from the coding sequence ATGAATGCCTTGCTCGATCATCCTGTGTTGGTCCTGAACCGGTTCTGGCAACCGGTCCAGACCTGTAGCGTCCGCCGGGCCCTGCACCTGCTCTGCGTGGGGCACGCCCGCGTCGTCCAAACCGAAGGGGACGAGAAGTTCCAGACCCACGACCTGGAGTCCTGGATCGAGCACTCCGGCCGCTCCGATGGCCCGGAATTCATTCACACCGTGCGCCTTGCGATGCTCGTCCCGTCCATCATGGTGCTGGGCCTCTACGAGAAAATCCCCCGACTGGAGGTGAAGTTCACCCGCCGGAACGTCTTCCTGCGGGACCAGTTCACCTGCCAGTATTGCGCCCGCGCGCTACCGGAGGTGCAATTGAACCTCGACCACGTGATTCCCCGCCAGAAAGGCGGCCGGACCACCTGGGAGAACATCGTGACCTCCTGCATCCGCTGCAACACGCGGAAAGCGAACAAATTACCGGCGGAAGCGGATATGCACCCGCTGAAAAAGCCGGTGGCCCCCCGCTGGAAGCCGCTGTTCGGCCTGCGGGAAAACGGCCTCGCGGACGCCAAGTGGGCTCATTTCATCGACCCGGATTCCGGTTCGATCCGCCTTTCGGCCTGA
- a CDS encoding redoxin domain-containing protein has product MNPTSLPRHRGHLLMAAALLPVFSASAQSDNPPKDDPNGRPNFVKERAEVDNAWKLLANKWQKLAEAPVAPKPTLKGSPKFTNEMSLPQLEKLELDAKLPAPQRGSLARQTLNGYTDPEEIRSHHGVLTAELVATYARNFIGNDPVYLRSYNGHLVGPTLRAKPGDTLRITVKNNLPPQPWQKDSMNTLHDFNTTNLHTHGLHVSPNGVSDNVLLEIDPGATQEYEIKIPKDHTCGTYWYHAHRHGSTAGNVASGMSGALIIEGDLDEVPEVKAAKERVMVLNQIPYIYKNTLDDGNGGTITFDFPEGIIEEKLAGYIFGPGDWETLGRYTTVNGVQLPVIRMAPGQVERWRIVDSGQREQIDLQITTPDGTTPGIPFHEIAVDGLALGKSVQKDVINLLPGYRSDVLVKAPEKPGEYVLVDQATASGIDGQGEPLKYIARIVVEGTPASMKLPVDNQLAQFRLPTLKDAKIDSPQSAVYGILPTTGGVIFTIDGKAFDMDQAKELSLGNTDEWTVSVKNGGTINTGHPFHIHVNPFEVFSIMGPKDPNDPKSPQVEQLTGGPIWRDTIWVPNNGTVKFRTKYTDFVGTFVQHCHILDHEDQGMMQLVDIKDPKAPTTASNSTPVPQPGTAAPAFSRPDGEGRLVSEKDFAGQRHVVFLFKGHGCSHCSRQVAEFTALYDRFKEKGIRVVGISSDDTASLKTALAGTPSPFPILADPDGKAFSAYGCSRGNDLAHGTFVIDEKGNVVWGTTGSNPYMNIAGLLDQIPAKSTAAVDTAVKPLAATGN; this is encoded by the coding sequence ATGAATCCCACCTCCCTTCCCCGCCACCGCGGGCACCTGCTGATGGCAGCCGCGCTGCTGCCGGTTTTCTCCGCCAGCGCCCAGTCCGACAATCCGCCGAAGGACGATCCGAACGGCAGGCCGAACTTCGTGAAGGAACGCGCCGAGGTCGACAACGCCTGGAAGCTCCTCGCCAACAAGTGGCAGAAGCTCGCCGAGGCACCCGTGGCCCCGAAACCCACCCTCAAGGGCAGCCCGAAGTTCACCAATGAAATGAGCCTGCCCCAGCTTGAGAAGCTGGAACTGGACGCCAAGCTCCCCGCTCCACAGCGCGGCTCGCTCGCACGCCAGACGCTCAACGGATACACGGATCCCGAAGAAATCCGCTCGCACCACGGCGTGCTCACCGCCGAACTGGTGGCCACCTACGCCCGCAATTTCATCGGCAACGATCCGGTCTACCTCCGTTCCTATAACGGCCACCTCGTGGGCCCCACCCTCCGCGCCAAGCCCGGCGACACCCTGCGGATCACCGTGAAGAACAACCTTCCGCCGCAGCCGTGGCAGAAGGACTCGATGAACACGCTCCACGACTTCAACACCACCAACCTCCACACCCACGGCCTGCACGTTTCACCGAACGGCGTCAGTGACAACGTGCTGCTCGAAATCGACCCGGGTGCCACCCAGGAATACGAGATCAAGATCCCGAAGGACCACACCTGCGGCACCTACTGGTACCACGCCCACCGCCATGGCTCGACGGCCGGCAACGTGGCGAGCGGCATGTCCGGTGCCCTTATCATCGAGGGCGACCTCGACGAGGTCCCGGAAGTCAAGGCGGCGAAGGAGCGCGTGATGGTGCTCAACCAGATCCCCTATATCTACAAGAACACGCTGGATGATGGCAATGGCGGCACCATCACCTTCGATTTCCCCGAGGGCATCATCGAGGAAAAGCTCGCCGGATACATCTTCGGCCCCGGCGATTGGGAAACCCTCGGCCGCTACACCACCGTCAATGGCGTCCAGCTCCCGGTGATCCGCATGGCTCCCGGCCAGGTCGAGCGCTGGCGCATCGTGGACAGCGGCCAGCGCGAGCAAATCGACCTCCAGATCACCACTCCCGACGGCACCACCCCGGGCATCCCCTTCCATGAGATCGCCGTGGACGGCCTCGCTCTCGGCAAGTCGGTCCAGAAGGACGTCATCAACCTGCTCCCCGGCTACCGTTCCGACGTGCTGGTGAAGGCCCCGGAAAAACCCGGCGAATACGTGCTCGTGGACCAGGCCACCGCCAGCGGCATCGACGGCCAGGGCGAGCCGCTGAAATACATCGCCCGCATCGTGGTGGAAGGCACCCCGGCCTCCATGAAGCTGCCCGTGGACAACCAACTGGCGCAGTTCCGCCTGCCCACGCTCAAGGACGCGAAGATCGATTCGCCGCAGAGCGCCGTCTACGGCATCCTGCCGACCACCGGCGGCGTGATCTTCACCATCGATGGCAAGGCCTTCGACATGGACCAGGCCAAGGAACTCTCGCTCGGCAACACCGACGAGTGGACCGTGAGCGTCAAGAATGGCGGCACCATCAACACCGGCCATCCGTTCCACATCCATGTGAACCCCTTCGAGGTCTTCTCGATCATGGGACCGAAGGACCCGAACGATCCGAAGAGCCCGCAGGTCGAACAGCTCACCGGTGGCCCGATTTGGCGGGACACCATCTGGGTGCCGAACAACGGCACCGTGAAGTTCCGCACCAAATACACCGACTTCGTCGGCACCTTCGTGCAGCACTGCCACATCCTCGACCATGAGGACCAGGGCATGATGCAGCTCGTGGACATCAAGGACCCGAAGGCCCCCACCACCGCCAGCAACTCCACTCCGGTGCCGCAGCCCGGCACGGCGGCTCCGGCGTTCAGCCGCCCGGATGGCGAGGGTCGCCTCGTCAGCGAGAAGGACTTCGCGGGCCAGCGCCACGTGGTGTTCCTGTTCAAGGGCCACGGCTGCTCGCACTGCTCCCGCCAGGTCGCGGAATTCACCGCCCTCTACGACCGCTTCAAGGAAAAGGGCATCCGCGTGGTCGGCATCTCGTCGGATGACACCGCCTCCCTGAAGACCGCGCTGGCTGGCACGCCCAGCCCGTTCCCGATCCTCGCCGATCCGGATGGCAAGGCCTTCAGCGCCTACGGCTGCTCCCGCGGCAACGACCTCGCCCACGGGACGTTCGTGATCGATGAGAAGGGCAACGTCGTGTGGGGCACCACCGGTTCCAATCCCTACATGAACATCGCCGGGCTGCTCGACCAGATACCCGCGAAGTCCACCGCCGCCGTGGACACCGCCGTCAAGCCGCTGGCCGCCACCGGCAACTGA